One stretch of Streptomyces agglomeratus DNA includes these proteins:
- a CDS encoding MBL fold metallo-hydrolase — protein sequence MLIAGFPAGAWGTNCYLVAPAAGEECVIIDPGHQAAAGVEEALAKHRLKPVAVVLTHGHLDHVASVVPVCGAHDVPAWIHPADRYMMSDPEKALGRSIGMPLMGELTVGEPDDVKELTDGAELKLAGLDLTVSHAPGHTKGSVTFRLPEQADIPSVFFSGDLLFAGSVGRTDLPGGDHAELLESLARVCLPLDDSTVVLSGHGSQTTIGRERATNPYLNGLAAAPRRGM from the coding sequence GTGCTTATTGCCGGGTTCCCCGCCGGGGCCTGGGGGACCAACTGTTACCTGGTCGCCCCCGCCGCGGGCGAGGAGTGCGTGATCATCGACCCGGGCCACCAGGCCGCCGCGGGCGTCGAGGAAGCGCTCGCGAAGCACCGCCTCAAGCCCGTCGCGGTCGTCCTCACCCATGGCCACCTCGACCACGTCGCCTCGGTCGTCCCGGTGTGCGGAGCGCACGACGTACCCGCGTGGATCCACCCCGCCGACCGGTACATGATGAGCGACCCCGAGAAGGCGCTCGGCCGCTCGATCGGCATGCCGCTGATGGGCGAGCTGACCGTGGGCGAGCCCGACGACGTCAAGGAGCTGACCGACGGCGCGGAGCTGAAGCTGGCGGGTCTCGACCTCACCGTCTCGCACGCGCCCGGCCATACCAAGGGGTCGGTGACCTTCAGGCTGCCCGAACAGGCCGACATCCCGTCGGTCTTCTTCTCGGGCGACCTGCTGTTCGCCGGCTCCGTCGGACGCACCGACCTGCCCGGCGGCGACCACGCCGAGTTGCTCGAATCGCTGGCCCGCGTGTGCCTGCCGCTCGACGACTCGACCGTGGTGCTGTCCGGCCACGGCTCCCAGACGACCATCGGCCGCGAGCGCGCCACCAACCCGTATCTCAACGGTCTGGCCGCCGCTCCCCGACGAGGAATGTGA
- a CDS encoding peptidylprolyl isomerase — protein sequence MVSSDQRRRQLAREKFERQQQRRAENRRRARRRNAVIASALAVVLAAGATAFATGALGGDDKDDTVTDAAASTPSKAPDPCEKPAPGSVKKLSYKKEPALTVDKSASYTMKLDTTCGDITLALDAAKAPRTVNSFNFLAGKGYFDHTKCHRLTTSGIYVLQCGDPTAQGSGTPGYKLPDENLKDPKLKGGVYPAGTVAMANAGPGTGGSQFFLVYQDSKLPPNYSPFGTIKGGKDVLKKIADAGEATGAGDGAPNATVVIDKATVTK from the coding sequence GTGGTCAGCAGCGATCAGCGGCGGCGCCAGCTCGCCCGGGAGAAGTTCGAACGCCAGCAGCAGCGCCGCGCCGAGAACCGGCGCAGGGCGCGCCGCCGCAACGCCGTGATCGCCTCGGCGCTCGCCGTGGTGCTCGCCGCGGGGGCGACGGCGTTCGCGACGGGCGCGCTGGGCGGCGACGACAAGGACGACACCGTCACCGACGCGGCGGCCTCCACGCCGTCGAAGGCGCCGGACCCCTGCGAGAAGCCCGCCCCCGGGTCGGTCAAGAAGCTGTCGTACAAGAAGGAGCCGGCGCTCACCGTCGACAAGTCGGCCTCGTACACGATGAAGCTCGACACCACGTGTGGCGACATCACGCTCGCGCTGGACGCGGCGAAGGCGCCGCGCACGGTGAACTCCTTCAACTTCCTGGCGGGCAAGGGCTACTTCGACCACACGAAGTGCCACCGGCTGACGACGAGCGGCATCTACGTCCTCCAGTGCGGCGACCCGACGGCGCAGGGCTCCGGCACGCCCGGCTACAAGCTGCCGGACGAGAACCTGAAGGACCCGAAGCTCAAGGGCGGGGTCTATCCGGCGGGCACGGTCGCGATGGCGAACGCGGGTCCGGGGACCGGCGGCAGCCAGTTCTTCCTCGTCTACCAGGACAGCAAGTTGCCGCCCAACTACTCACCGTTCGGGACCATCAAGGGCGGCAAGGACGTGCTGAAGAAGATCGCTGACGCGGGTGAGGCGACGGGCGCGGGCGACGGGGCGCCCAATGCCACCGTGGTCATCGACAAGGCGACCGTCACCAAGTAA
- a CDS encoding RelA/SpoT family protein codes for MPDEAQPLSPSSRPGDPAAAQPEQQQAAEAAAGPATPASPPAAPPKSGEPAKSDAASSGAPAGSGPPASAPGSSGTPADPTSRPTGNSEPSGKPKTAPERATGPTPPLSAPKPAQGSTPRSGSGSSNRVRARLARLGVQRSSPYNPVLEPLLRAVRSNDPKIETSTLRQIERAYQVAERWHRGQKRKSGDPYITHPLAVTTILAELGMDPATLMAGLLHDTVEDTEYGLDTLRRDFGDQVALLVDGVTKLDKVKFGEAAQAETVRKMVVAMAKDPRVLVIKLADRLHNMRTMRYLKREKQEKKARETLEIYAPLAHRLGMNTIKWELEDLAFAILYPKMYDEIVRLVAERAPKRDEYLAIVTDEVQSDLRAARIKATVTGRPKHYYSVYQKMIVRGRDFAEIYDLVGIRVLVDTVRDCYAALGTVHARWNPVPGRFKDYIAMPKFNMYQSLHTTVIGPSGKPVELQIRTFDMHRRAEYGIAAHWKYKQEAVAGASKVRTDVPKNTGRGQDTVNDMAWLRQLLDWQKETEDPSEFLESLRFDLSRNEVFVFTPKGDVIALPAGATPVDFAYAVHTEVGHRTIGARVNGRLVPLESTLDNGDLVEVFTSKAAGAGPSRDWLGFVKSPRARNKIRAWFSKERRDEAIEQGKDAIARAMRKQNLPIQRILTGDSLVTLAHEMRYSDISSLYAAIGEGHVTAQSIVQKLVQALGGEEAATEDIAESAPPSRGRGKRRSNADPGVVVKGVDDVWVKLARCCTPVPGDPIIGFVTRGSGVSVHRADCVNVDSLSREPERILDVEWAPTQSSVFLVAIQVEALDRSRLLSDVTRVLSDQHVNILSAAVQTSRDRVATSRFTFEMGDPKHLGHVLKAVRGVEGVYDVYRVTSARRP; via the coding sequence TTGCCAGACGAGGCCCAGCCACTCTCCCCCAGCTCCCGTCCGGGGGACCCCGCAGCCGCGCAGCCCGAGCAGCAGCAGGCCGCCGAGGCCGCGGCGGGCCCGGCCACGCCCGCGAGCCCGCCGGCCGCGCCGCCGAAGAGCGGTGAACCGGCGAAGAGCGACGCCGCGAGCAGCGGCGCCCCCGCCGGCAGCGGACCGCCCGCGAGCGCCCCCGGGAGCAGTGGCACCCCCGCGGACCCGACGAGCCGGCCCACCGGGAACTCCGAGCCCAGCGGCAAGCCGAAGACCGCCCCCGAGCGGGCCACCGGCCCCACGCCGCCCCTCTCCGCCCCCAAGCCGGCCCAGGGCTCCACCCCGCGCTCCGGCAGCGGCTCCTCCAACCGCGTACGGGCCCGGCTCGCCCGACTGGGCGTACAGCGCTCCAGCCCGTACAACCCGGTCCTCGAACCCCTGCTGCGCGCCGTCCGCAGCAACGACCCGAAGATCGAGACGTCGACGCTGCGCCAGATCGAGCGCGCCTACCAGGTGGCCGAGCGCTGGCACCGCGGCCAGAAGCGCAAGAGCGGCGACCCGTACATCACGCACCCGCTCGCCGTGACCACGATCCTCGCCGAGCTCGGCATGGACCCGGCCACCCTGATGGCGGGCCTGCTGCACGACACCGTCGAGGACACCGAGTACGGCCTGGACACCCTGCGCCGCGACTTCGGCGACCAGGTCGCCCTCCTCGTCGACGGCGTCACCAAACTGGACAAGGTGAAGTTCGGCGAGGCCGCGCAGGCCGAGACCGTACGCAAGATGGTCGTGGCCATGGCCAAGGACCCGCGCGTCCTGGTCATCAAGCTCGCCGACCGCCTGCACAACATGCGCACCATGCGCTACCTCAAGCGGGAGAAGCAGGAGAAGAAGGCCCGCGAGACGCTTGAGATCTACGCGCCCCTGGCCCACCGCCTGGGCATGAACACCATCAAGTGGGAGCTGGAGGACCTCGCCTTCGCGATCCTCTACCCCAAGATGTACGACGAGATCGTGCGGCTCGTCGCGGAGCGCGCCCCGAAGCGCGACGAATACCTCGCCATAGTGACCGACGAGGTTCAGTCCGATCTGCGCGCCGCCCGTATCAAGGCCACCGTCACCGGCCGGCCGAAGCACTACTACAGCGTCTATCAGAAGATGATCGTCCGCGGCCGTGACTTCGCGGAGATCTACGACCTGGTGGGCATTCGTGTACTTGTCGACACGGTCCGCGACTGTTACGCGGCCCTCGGCACGGTGCACGCGCGATGGAATCCGGTCCCCGGCCGGTTCAAGGACTACATCGCGATGCCGAAGTTCAACATGTACCAGTCGCTCCACACGACGGTCATCGGACCCAGCGGCAAGCCCGTCGAACTCCAGATCCGTACGTTCGACATGCACCGCCGCGCCGAGTACGGCATCGCCGCGCACTGGAAGTACAAGCAGGAGGCCGTCGCCGGCGCCTCCAAGGTGCGCACCGACGTCCCCAAGAACACCGGGCGCGGCCAGGACACCGTCAACGACATGGCGTGGCTGCGGCAGCTCCTGGACTGGCAGAAGGAGACCGAGGACCCCAGCGAGTTCCTGGAGTCCCTGCGCTTCGACCTCTCCCGCAACGAGGTCTTCGTCTTCACGCCGAAGGGTGACGTCATAGCGCTGCCCGCCGGCGCCACACCCGTCGACTTCGCGTACGCCGTCCACACGGAGGTCGGCCACCGGACGATAGGCGCACGGGTCAATGGGCGGCTCGTACCGCTCGAATCGACCCTCGACAACGGCGACCTGGTGGAGGTCTTCACCTCCAAGGCGGCCGGCGCGGGCCCGTCCCGCGACTGGCTCGGCTTCGTCAAGTCGCCGCGTGCCCGCAACAAGATCCGCGCCTGGTTCTCCAAGGAGCGCCGCGACGAGGCCATAGAGCAGGGCAAGGACGCCATCGCGCGGGCCATGCGCAAGCAGAACCTGCCGATCCAGCGCATCCTCACCGGCGACTCCCTCGTCACGCTCGCGCACGAGATGCGCTACAGCGACATCTCCTCGCTCTACGCGGCGATCGGCGAGGGGCACGTCACCGCGCAGAGCATCGTCCAGAAGCTGGTGCAGGCGCTCGGCGGCGAGGAGGCCGCAACCGAGGACATCGCCGAGAGCGCGCCGCCCTCGCGCGGGCGCGGCAAGCGCCGTTCGAACGCCGACCCGGGCGTCGTGGTCAAGGGCGTCGACGACGTGTGGGTCAAGCTCGCCCGCTGCTGCACGCCCGTACCCGGCGACCCCATCATCGGGTTCGTCACCCGGGGCAGCGGCGTGTCGGTGCACCGCGCCGACTGCGTCAACGTCGACTCGCTGTCGAGGGAGCCGGAGCGCATCCTCGACGTCGAGTGGGCCCCCACCCAGTCCTCGGTGTTCCTGGTCGCCATCCAGGTCGAGGCGCTGGACCGCTCCCGGCTGCTGTCGGACGTCACCCGCGTCCTGTCCGACCAGCACGTCAACATCCTGTCCGCGGCCGTCCAGACGTCCCGCGACCGGGTGGCCACCTCGCGCTTCACCTTCGAGATGGGCGACCCCAAGCACCTGGGGCACGTCCTGAAGGCGGTGCGCGGCGTGGAGGGCGTGTACGACGTCTACCGCGTCACCTCGGCCCGCCGGCCGTAG
- a CDS encoding DUF349 domain-containing protein: protein MSSDPWGRVDETGTVYVRTAEGEKVVGSWQAGSPEEALAYFERKYEGLVVEIGLLDRRVKTTDLSAKDAQAAIGHLRQQVDEHHAVGDLDALSKRLDALVATVEARREERKAEKAKQTDEAKHAKEALVVEAEELAQSEQWRAAGERLRALVDIWKGLPRLDRKSDDELWHRFSHARSAFSKRRKAHFASLDAQREEARKAKERLVAEAESLSGSTDWAATAARYRDLMTEWKAAGRAQREAEDDLWNRFRGAQDVFFAARSEVFAERDAEQAENLKLKEELATEAEKLVPVKDLKAARAAFRSLNERWEAIGHVPRDARPKVEGRMHAVEKALQETEENEWRRTNPEARARAAGLTGQLQDAVDKLRGQIDQARASGNNARADKLARELEGRQALLDQALKGLQEFGG from the coding sequence GTGAGCAGCGACCCGTGGGGCCGTGTCGACGAGACCGGCACCGTGTACGTGCGTACGGCCGAGGGCGAGAAGGTCGTCGGTTCCTGGCAGGCGGGCTCTCCCGAGGAGGCCCTGGCCTACTTCGAGCGCAAGTACGAGGGCCTGGTTGTCGAGATCGGCCTCCTCGACCGGCGGGTGAAGACCACCGACCTGTCGGCCAAGGACGCCCAGGCGGCGATCGGCCATCTGCGTCAGCAGGTCGACGAGCACCACGCCGTCGGCGATCTCGACGCGCTGAGCAAGCGTCTCGACGCGCTGGTGGCGACGGTCGAGGCGCGCCGCGAGGAGCGCAAGGCCGAGAAGGCGAAGCAGACCGACGAGGCGAAGCACGCCAAGGAGGCGCTGGTCGTCGAGGCCGAGGAGCTGGCCCAGAGCGAGCAGTGGCGGGCGGCCGGTGAGCGGCTGCGGGCACTCGTGGACATCTGGAAGGGCCTGCCGAGGCTCGACCGGAAGTCCGACGACGAGCTGTGGCACCGCTTCTCGCACGCCCGCTCGGCGTTCTCCAAGCGCCGCAAGGCCCACTTCGCTTCGCTGGACGCCCAGCGCGAGGAGGCCCGCAAGGCCAAGGAGAGGCTGGTCGCGGAGGCGGAGAGCCTTTCGGGCTCCACCGACTGGGCCGCTACGGCCGCGCGCTACCGCGACCTGATGACGGAGTGGAAGGCCGCGGGCCGCGCCCAGCGCGAGGCCGAGGACGACCTGTGGAACCGCTTCCGCGGCGCCCAGGACGTCTTCTTCGCGGCCCGCAGCGAGGTGTTCGCCGAGCGCGACGCGGAGCAGGCCGAGAACCTCAAGCTCAAGGAGGAGCTCGCGACCGAGGCCGAGAAGCTGGTGCCGGTGAAGGACCTGAAGGCGGCCAGGGCCGCGTTCCGTTCCCTCAACGAGCGCTGGGAGGCCATCGGCCACGTGCCCCGCGACGCCCGCCCGAAGGTCGAGGGACGGATGCACGCGGTGGAGAAGGCGCTCCAGGAGACCGAGGAGAACGAGTGGCGCCGTACGAACCCTGAGGCGCGCGCCCGCGCCGCGGGTCTGACCGGCCAGCTCCAGGACGCCGTGGACAAGCTGCGCGGTCAGATCGACCAGGCACGCGCGTCGGGCAACAACGCCAGGGCGGACAAGCTCGCCCGCGAGCTGGAAGGCCGGCAGGCGCTGCTGGACCAGGCCCTCAAGGGTCTCCAGGAGTTCGGCGGCTGA
- a CDS encoding adenine phosphoribosyltransferase, with protein MTATATQDLLLSRIRDVPDYPKPGVMFKDITPLLADPVAFTALTDALAELCVRCDATKIVGLEARGFILAAPVAVRAGLGFIPVRKAGKLPGATLKQAYELEYGTAEIEIHAEDLVDGDRVIVIDDVLATGGTAEASLELIRRAGAQVAGVAVLMELGFLGGRARLEPALRGAPLEALITV; from the coding sequence ATGACGGCGACCGCCACGCAGGATCTCCTGCTCAGCCGCATCCGTGACGTACCGGACTATCCCAAGCCGGGAGTGATGTTCAAGGACATCACCCCGCTGCTCGCGGACCCGGTGGCTTTCACGGCGCTGACCGACGCCCTCGCGGAACTGTGCGTACGCTGCGACGCCACGAAGATCGTCGGTCTGGAGGCGCGCGGCTTCATCCTGGCCGCACCGGTCGCCGTCCGCGCCGGCCTCGGGTTCATCCCCGTACGCAAGGCGGGGAAGCTGCCGGGGGCGACGCTGAAGCAGGCGTACGAGCTGGAGTACGGCACCGCGGAGATCGAGATCCACGCCGAGGACCTGGTCGACGGCGACCGCGTCATCGTCATCGACGACGTCCTCGCCACCGGCGGCACCGCCGAGGCGTCGCTGGAGCTCATCCGGCGGGCCGGAGCCCAGGTCGCCGGGGTCGCGGTCCTCATGGAGCTCGGATTCCTGGGCGGCCGCGCCCGTCTGGAGCCGGCCCTGCGGGGTGCGCCGCTGGAAGCCCTGATCACGGTCTGA
- a CDS encoding vitamin K epoxide reductase family protein: MTTAAVDDRTSNGAQEGPKGTIGSGRPFALLLVITGLAGLLASWVITIDKFKLLEDPGFEPGCSLNPVVACGNIMKSEQASAFGFPNPMLGLVTYAMVVSLGVGLLAGARYRRWFWLGLNAGTLFGVGFCTWLQYQSLYNIGSLCLWCCLAWVATIVMFCYVTTHNIKHRILPAPDGLRRALLEFHWVPPVLWIGIIGMLILTRWWDFWTGSN, translated from the coding sequence ATGACGACAGCAGCGGTAGACGACCGCACCTCCAACGGCGCGCAGGAGGGCCCGAAGGGCACGATCGGCAGTGGCCGTCCCTTCGCCCTGCTGCTGGTGATCACGGGTCTGGCCGGGCTGCTGGCCTCCTGGGTCATCACGATCGACAAGTTCAAGCTGCTGGAGGACCCGGGCTTCGAACCGGGATGCAGCCTCAACCCCGTGGTCGCGTGCGGCAACATCATGAAGAGCGAGCAGGCGTCGGCCTTCGGGTTCCCCAACCCGATGCTCGGACTGGTCACTTACGCGATGGTCGTCTCCCTCGGCGTGGGCCTGCTGGCCGGCGCGCGCTACCGCCGCTGGTTCTGGCTCGGACTGAACGCGGGCACCCTCTTCGGCGTCGGATTCTGCACCTGGCTCCAGTACCAGTCGCTCTACAACATCGGTTCGCTGTGCCTGTGGTGCTGTCTCGCCTGGGTCGCCACGATCGTGATGTTCTGCTACGTCACCACGCACAACATCAAGCACCGGATCCTCCCGGCCCCCGACGGCCTTCGCCGCGCCCTGCTGGAGTTCCACTGGGTGCCCCCGGTCCTGTGGATCGGGATCATCGGCATGCTGATCCTGACCCGCTGGTGGGACTTCTGGACCGGCTCGAACTGA
- the secF gene encoding protein translocase subunit SecF, protein MSRLGNLGARLYNGEVGYDFVGKRKIWYGLSILITITAIVGLAVRGLVMGIEFEGGAVFTTSKTGVSVAQVQEDAEEASGHAAIVQELGNGGMRIQISGLDTASASPVKDELAKDLGVKPGDITSELVGPSWGEQIANKAWTGLAIFMVLVVIYLAIAFEWRMALAALIALVHDLTITVGVYALVGFEVTPGTVIGLLTILGYSLYDTVVVFDGLKEGSKDITKQTRWTYSEIANRSLNGTLVRSINTTVVALLPVAGLLFIGGGVLGAGMLNDISLSLFVGLAAGAYSSIFIATPLVADLKERDPQMKALKKRVLAKRAAAEARGESADDADGVSGEPQDRFPDDAAPAGAVVGQRPADRGRPGRGKPSGKRR, encoded by the coding sequence ATGTCCCGACTCGGAAATCTCGGCGCCCGCCTCTACAACGGTGAGGTCGGTTACGACTTCGTCGGCAAGCGCAAGATCTGGTACGGCCTGTCGATCCTGATCACCATCACGGCCATCGTCGGCCTGGCGGTGCGCGGTCTGGTCATGGGCATCGAGTTCGAGGGCGGCGCCGTCTTCACGACCTCCAAGACCGGTGTTTCCGTCGCCCAGGTCCAGGAGGACGCCGAGGAGGCATCCGGACACGCGGCGATCGTCCAGGAGCTCGGCAACGGCGGCATGCGCATCCAGATCAGTGGTCTGGACACCGCCAGCGCGTCGCCGGTCAAGGATGAGCTCGCGAAGGACCTCGGCGTCAAGCCGGGCGACATCACCTCCGAGCTGGTCGGCCCCAGCTGGGGCGAGCAGATCGCCAACAAGGCCTGGACCGGCCTGGCGATCTTCATGGTCCTGGTGGTGATCTACCTCGCCATCGCCTTCGAGTGGCGCATGGCCCTGGCCGCTCTGATCGCCCTGGTCCACGACCTCACGATCACCGTCGGTGTGTACGCCCTCGTCGGCTTCGAGGTCACCCCGGGCACCGTGATCGGTCTGCTGACCATCCTCGGTTACTCCCTCTACGACACCGTCGTCGTCTTCGACGGTCTCAAGGAGGGGTCGAAGGACATCACCAAGCAGACGCGCTGGACGTACAGCGAGATCGCCAACCGCAGCCTCAACGGCACCCTGGTGCGCTCCATCAACACCACGGTCGTCGCGCTGCTGCCGGTGGCGGGCCTGCTGTTCATCGGCGGCGGTGTGCTGGGCGCCGGCATGCTCAACGACATCTCGCTGTCGCTCTTCGTCGGCCTGGCAGCCGGCGCGTACTCCTCGATCTTCATCGCCACTCCGCTCGTCGCCGACCTGAAGGAACGCGACCCGCAGATGAAGGCCCTGAAGAAGCGCGTGCTCGCCAAGCGGGCGGCCGCCGAGGCGCGGGGCGAGTCGGCGGACGACGCCGACGGTGTTTCCGGCGAGCCGCAGGACCGGTTCCCGGACGACGCAGCGCCCGCCGGCGCGGTCGTCGGCCAGCGCCCGGCCGACCGTGGCCGCCCCGGCCGGGGCAAGCCTTCGGGCAAGCGCCGATGA
- a CDS encoding replication-associated recombination protein A yields MEPDLFTAAAEDRQLKDPSSSPLAVRMRPRTLDEVVGQQHLLKPGAPLRRLVGEGSGGPAGPSSVILWGPPGIGKTTLAYVVSLATQKRFVELSAITAGVKEVRAVIDGARRASGGYGKETVLFLDEIHRFSKAQQDSLLPAVENRWVTLIAATTENPYFSIISPLLSRSLLLTLESLTDDDLRSLVHRALTEERGLGGAVTLAGDAEAHLLRIAGGDARRALTALEAAAGAALSKGEEEITLETVEETVDRAAVKYDRDGDQHYDVASALIKSIRGSDVDAALHYLARMIEAGEDPRFIARRLMISASEDIGLADPTALPTAVAAAQAVAMIGFPEAALTLSHATIALALAPKSNAATNAIFAAQADVRKGMAGPVPAHLRDGHYKGAAKLGHAQGYVYPHDVPGAIAAQQYAPDAVQGRHYYEPTRYGAEARYADVVEKVRERLRGDGASEPRS; encoded by the coding sequence GTGGAGCCAGACCTGTTCACCGCAGCCGCGGAAGACCGCCAGCTCAAGGATCCGTCCAGCAGCCCCCTCGCCGTACGGATGCGCCCGCGCACCCTCGACGAGGTCGTCGGCCAGCAGCACCTGCTGAAGCCCGGCGCCCCGCTGCGCCGGCTGGTCGGCGAGGGCAGCGGCGGACCGGCCGGACCGTCGTCGGTGATTCTCTGGGGCCCGCCCGGCATCGGGAAGACGACTCTGGCGTACGTCGTCAGCCTCGCCACCCAGAAGCGCTTCGTCGAACTCTCCGCGATCACCGCCGGAGTGAAGGAAGTGCGGGCCGTCATCGACGGCGCCCGCCGCGCCTCCGGCGGCTACGGCAAGGAGACCGTCCTCTTCCTCGACGAGATCCACCGCTTCAGCAAGGCCCAGCAGGACTCGCTGCTGCCCGCCGTCGAGAACCGCTGGGTCACGCTCATCGCGGCGACGACCGAGAATCCGTACTTCTCGATCATCTCCCCGCTGCTCTCCCGCTCTCTCCTGCTCACGCTGGAATCACTGACCGACGACGATCTGCGGTCCCTGGTGCACCGGGCCCTCACCGAGGAGCGCGGGCTCGGCGGCGCGGTCACGCTCGCCGGCGACGCCGAGGCCCATCTGCTGCGCATCGCGGGCGGCGACGCCCGGCGCGCGCTCACCGCGCTCGAAGCGGCGGCTGGCGCCGCCCTCTCCAAGGGCGAGGAGGAGATCACCCTCGAAACGGTCGAGGAGACGGTCGACCGCGCCGCGGTGAAGTACGACCGGGACGGCGACCAGCACTACGACGTGGCGAGCGCCCTCATCAAGTCCATCCGCGGCAGCGACGTGGACGCCGCCCTGCACTATCTGGCGCGCATGATCGAGGCGGGCGAGGACCCGCGGTTCATCGCCCGGCGCCTGATGATCTCGGCCAGTGAGGACATCGGCCTCGCCGACCCGACCGCGCTGCCAACGGCCGTCGCGGCCGCCCAGGCCGTCGCCATGATCGGCTTCCCGGAGGCCGCCCTCACGCTCAGCCACGCGACGATCGCGCTGGCCCTCGCGCCCAAGTCGAACGCCGCGACGAACGCGATCTTCGCCGCGCAGGCCGACGTACGCAAGGGCATGGCCGGGCCGGTCCCGGCGCACCTGCGCGACGGCCACTACAAGGGCGCCGCCAAGCTCGGCCACGCGCAGGGCTATGTGTATCCGCACGACGTTCCCGGCGCGATCGCCGCCCAGCAGTACGCCCCCGACGCCGTGCAGGGCCGCCATTACTACGAGCCCACGCGCTACGGAGCGGAAGCCCGTTACGCCGACGTGGTGGAGAAGGTGCGCGAGCGGCTGCGCGGCGACGGCGCGTCCGAGCCCCGCTCCTGA
- the hisS gene encoding histidine--tRNA ligase, with protein sequence MSTFKAPKGTYDLIPPDSAKFLAVREAISAPLRNSGYGYIETPGFEDVALFSRGVGESTDIVSKEMYAFETKGGDKLALRPEGTASVLRAALEANLHKSGNLPVKLWYSGSYYRYERPQKGRYRHFSQVGAEAIGAEDPALDAELIILADQAYRSLGLSQFRILLNSLGDKECRPVYREALQGFLRDLDLDEDTRRRIEINPLRVLDDKRAEVQKQLVGAPMLRDYLCDACKAYHEQVRELLNAAGVAYEDDEKLVRGLDYYTRTTFEFVHDGLGSQSAVGGGGRYDGLSEMIGGPALPSVGWALGVDRTVLALEAEGVGLDLPATTSVYAVPLGEEARRVLFGTVTELRRAGVAADFAYGGKGLKGAMKNANRSGARYTIVAGERDLADGQVQLKDMETGEQVAVALDTVTAEIQRRLA encoded by the coding sequence GTGAGCACCTTCAAGGCCCCCAAGGGCACGTACGACCTCATCCCGCCGGACTCCGCGAAGTTCCTGGCGGTCCGCGAGGCCATTTCCGCGCCGCTGCGGAACTCCGGCTACGGCTACATCGAGACGCCCGGCTTCGAGGACGTGGCGCTCTTCTCGCGCGGTGTCGGCGAGTCCACCGACATCGTCTCCAAGGAGATGTACGCCTTCGAGACCAAGGGCGGCGACAAGCTGGCGCTGCGCCCCGAGGGCACCGCCTCCGTGCTGCGCGCGGCCCTCGAAGCCAACCTGCACAAGAGCGGCAACCTGCCGGTCAAGCTCTGGTACTCCGGCTCGTACTACCGCTACGAGCGCCCGCAGAAGGGCCGCTACCGCCACTTCTCGCAGGTCGGCGCCGAGGCGATCGGCGCCGAGGACCCGGCCCTGGACGCCGAGCTGATCATCCTGGCCGACCAGGCGTACCGCTCGCTGGGCCTGTCGCAGTTCCGCATCCTGCTGAACTCGCTGGGCGACAAGGAGTGCCGCCCCGTCTACCGGGAGGCCCTCCAGGGCTTCCTGCGCGACCTCGACCTGGACGAGGACACCCGCCGCCGCATCGAGATCAACCCGCTGCGGGTCCTCGACGACAAGCGCGCCGAGGTCCAGAAGCAACTCGTGGGCGCGCCCATGCTGCGCGACTACCTGTGCGACGCGTGCAAGGCGTACCACGAGCAGGTCCGCGAGCTGCTGAACGCGGCGGGCGTCGCATACGAGGACGACGAGAAGCTGGTGCGCGGCCTCGACTACTACACCCGCACCACCTTCGAGTTCGTCCACGACGGCCTCGGCTCGCAGTCCGCGGTGGGCGGCGGTGGCCGCTACGACGGCCTGTCCGAGATGATCGGCGGCCCCGCGCTGCCGTCCGTCGGATGGGCGCTCGGCGTGGACCGCACGGTGCTGGCGCTGGAGGCGGAGGGCGTCGGGCTCGACCTGCCGGCCACCACCAGCGTGTACGCGGTGCCGCTCGGCGAGGAGGCGCGCCGCGTCCTGTTCGGTACGGTCACCGAGCTGCGCAGGGCGGGTGTCGCGGCCGACTTCGCGTACGGCGGCAAGGGCCTCAAGGGCGCCATGAAGAACGCCAACCGGTCGGGGGCCCGTTACACGATCGTCGCCGGCGAGCGCGATCTGGCCGACGGCCAGGTGCAGCTGAAGGACATGGAGACGGGCGAGCAGGTGGCGGTCGCACTGGACACGGTCACCGCCGAGATCCAGCGCCGCCTGGCCTGA